From Scophthalmus maximus strain ysfricsl-2021 chromosome 14, ASM2237912v1, whole genome shotgun sequence, one genomic window encodes:
- the si:ch211-214p13.8 gene encoding uncharacterized protein si:ch211-214p13.8 isoform X3, whose translation MVRRGTTLKIAPHQPLSVGCPVRHCGTWLSVTWCKILDRNRCERMKSTENVEIRQKDGRAKDELISYLTFKRISAHDDGLYKCYLEAYEYESISHTINISVSDIHQGVESTDNSEEVVSLSTAGDEAGSWLPYVYICGGIALLVFSITALTHLHFHGCKQMLTHKPTKGQETSAHMLPALPKWGAPSAPVEQAHFVRKAPPSPRPAGSPPCPIAGGKQPLAGRTAEERQASPYAVYAVINHAQTGIPARKHHAATGQDKPPGDASAKYTVVKRPAPL comes from the exons ATGGTCCGGAGAGGCACGACTCTGAAAATAGCTCCACACCAGCCTCTGAGCGTGGGCTGCCCGGTCAGACACTGTGGAACATGGCTGAGCGTCACCTGGTGCAAAATACTCGACCGAAACCGCTGCGAACGGATGAAAAGTACAGAGAATGTGGAAATAAGACAGAAAGACGGCCGGGCTAAGGATGAACTGATCTCATACTTAACTTTCAAACGGATTTCTGCTCATGACGATGGCCTGTACAAGTGTTATTTAGAAGCGTATGAATACGAGTCGATCAGTCATACCATCAACATCTCAGTGTCAG ACATACACCAGGGGGTCGAATCAACTGACAATAGTGAAG AAGTTGTGTCCCTGAGCACTGCTGGTGATGAGGCTGGGTCCTGGCTCCCCTACGTCTATATCTGTGGTGGCATAGCTCTACTGGTCTTCTCCATCACAGCGTTGACTCACCTGCATTTTCACGGCTGTAAAC AAATGCTGACCCACAAGCCAACAAAGGGACAG GAAACATCCGCCCACATGCTACCTGCCCTCCCCAAGTGGGGTGCTCCTTCCGCTCCCGTCGAGCAAGCCCACTTCGTCCGGAAGGCCCCCCCCTCTCCGAGGCCTGCAGGGTCGCCACCTTGCCCGATCGCCGGTGGGAAGCAGCCTTTGGCAGGACGCACCGCAGAGGAAAGGCAAGCGTCTCCCTATGCCGTGTACGCAGTCATCAACCATGCACAGACGGGGATTCCCGCCAGAAAACATCACGCTGCCACTGGACAAGACAAACCCCCAGGAGACGCCAGTGCCAAGTACACGGTGGTTAAACGGCCCGCCCCCCTGTAG
- the si:ch211-214p13.8 gene encoding uncharacterized protein si:ch211-214p13.8 isoform X1, whose amino-acid sequence MDRLPYTCLMMFSLFVSIHGIRKGSSHPCRVDVMVRRGTTLKIAPHQPLSVGCPVRHCGTWLSVTWCKILDRNRCERMKSTENVEIRQKDGRAKDELISYLTFKRISAHDDGLYKCYLEAYEYESISHTINISVSDIHQGVESTDNSEEVVSLSTAGDEAGSWLPYVYICGGIALLVFSITALTHLHFHGCKQMLTHKPTKGQETSAHMLPALPKWGAPSAPVEQAHFVRKAPPSPRPAGSPPCPIAGGKQPLAGRTAEERQASPYAVYAVINHAQTGIPARKHHAATGQDKPPGDASAKYTVVKRPAPL is encoded by the exons GCTCGTCTCACCCGTGTCGAGTTGATGTGATGGTCCGGAGAGGCACGACTCTGAAAATAGCTCCACACCAGCCTCTGAGCGTGGGCTGCCCGGTCAGACACTGTGGAACATGGCTGAGCGTCACCTGGTGCAAAATACTCGACCGAAACCGCTGCGAACGGATGAAAAGTACAGAGAATGTGGAAATAAGACAGAAAGACGGCCGGGCTAAGGATGAACTGATCTCATACTTAACTTTCAAACGGATTTCTGCTCATGACGATGGCCTGTACAAGTGTTATTTAGAAGCGTATGAATACGAGTCGATCAGTCATACCATCAACATCTCAGTGTCAG ACATACACCAGGGGGTCGAATCAACTGACAATAGTGAAG AAGTTGTGTCCCTGAGCACTGCTGGTGATGAGGCTGGGTCCTGGCTCCCCTACGTCTATATCTGTGGTGGCATAGCTCTACTGGTCTTCTCCATCACAGCGTTGACTCACCTGCATTTTCACGGCTGTAAAC AAATGCTGACCCACAAGCCAACAAAGGGACAG GAAACATCCGCCCACATGCTACCTGCCCTCCCCAAGTGGGGTGCTCCTTCCGCTCCCGTCGAGCAAGCCCACTTCGTCCGGAAGGCCCCCCCCTCTCCGAGGCCTGCAGGGTCGCCACCTTGCCCGATCGCCGGTGGGAAGCAGCCTTTGGCAGGACGCACCGCAGAGGAAAGGCAAGCGTCTCCCTATGCCGTGTACGCAGTCATCAACCATGCACAGACGGGGATTCCCGCCAGAAAACATCACGCTGCCACTGGACAAGACAAACCCCCAGGAGACGCCAGTGCCAAGTACACGGTGGTTAAACGGCCCGCCCCCCTGTAG
- the si:ch211-214p13.8 gene encoding uncharacterized protein si:ch211-214p13.8 isoform X2, with the protein MDRLPYTCLMMFSLFVSIHGIRKGSSHPCRVDVMVRRGTTLKIAPHQPLSVGCPVRHCGTWLSVTWCKILDRNRCERMKSTENVEIRQKDGRAKDELISYLTFKRISAHDDGLYKCYLEAYEYESISHTINISVSDIHQGVESTDNSEVVSLSTAGDEAGSWLPYVYICGGIALLVFSITALTHLHFHGCKQMLTHKPTKGQETSAHMLPALPKWGAPSAPVEQAHFVRKAPPSPRPAGSPPCPIAGGKQPLAGRTAEERQASPYAVYAVINHAQTGIPARKHHAATGQDKPPGDASAKYTVVKRPAPL; encoded by the exons GCTCGTCTCACCCGTGTCGAGTTGATGTGATGGTCCGGAGAGGCACGACTCTGAAAATAGCTCCACACCAGCCTCTGAGCGTGGGCTGCCCGGTCAGACACTGTGGAACATGGCTGAGCGTCACCTGGTGCAAAATACTCGACCGAAACCGCTGCGAACGGATGAAAAGTACAGAGAATGTGGAAATAAGACAGAAAGACGGCCGGGCTAAGGATGAACTGATCTCATACTTAACTTTCAAACGGATTTCTGCTCATGACGATGGCCTGTACAAGTGTTATTTAGAAGCGTATGAATACGAGTCGATCAGTCATACCATCAACATCTCAGTGTCAG ACATACACCAGGGGGTCGAATCAACTGACAATAGTGAAG TTGTGTCCCTGAGCACTGCTGGTGATGAGGCTGGGTCCTGGCTCCCCTACGTCTATATCTGTGGTGGCATAGCTCTACTGGTCTTCTCCATCACAGCGTTGACTCACCTGCATTTTCACGGCTGTAAAC AAATGCTGACCCACAAGCCAACAAAGGGACAG GAAACATCCGCCCACATGCTACCTGCCCTCCCCAAGTGGGGTGCTCCTTCCGCTCCCGTCGAGCAAGCCCACTTCGTCCGGAAGGCCCCCCCCTCTCCGAGGCCTGCAGGGTCGCCACCTTGCCCGATCGCCGGTGGGAAGCAGCCTTTGGCAGGACGCACCGCAGAGGAAAGGCAAGCGTCTCCCTATGCCGTGTACGCAGTCATCAACCATGCACAGACGGGGATTCCCGCCAGAAAACATCACGCTGCCACTGGACAAGACAAACCCCCAGGAGACGCCAGTGCCAAGTACACGGTGGTTAAACGGCCCGCCCCCCTGTAG